One region of Drosophila subobscura isolate 14011-0131.10 chromosome J, UCBerk_Dsub_1.0, whole genome shotgun sequence genomic DNA includes:
- the LOC117894594 gene encoding serine protease 1-like encodes MLIFLCLLLVPHFVAGEENVVQRIVNGKLAKNRQFPYVVHLKVSKNNNDTRGCGGSIIANTWVLTAAHCTENATWVSLNYGDIWRGDKPAMKLLVKDHVFPHPQYNSRYNGFNDIALIRTERVEFSVHIQSIPLPTESRDGHNDYVGQWATVAGWGDLHDRGNGSVRLFWASLQVVDQSECRYRYGKDMRGVLCARSDSEQSVCGGDSGGPLVHNKKKELIGVVSFGSLSGCEEGGPLGFMDVSKYVAWIRHVSGVGAKNLQ; translated from the coding sequence AtgttaatatttttgtgtcttCTGTTGGTTCCACACTTTGTGGCTGGGGAGGAGAATGTGGTGCAGCGCATTGTAAATGGAAAACTGGCCAAGAACAGGCAATTCCCTTACGTGGTTCATCTCAAAGTCTCCAAAAATAATAACGATACCAGGGGGTGCGGTGGCAGTATTATTGCCAACACTTGGGTACTCACGGCGGCGCACTGCACTGAAAATGCCACGTGGGTGAGCCTCAACTATGGCGATATCTGGAGAGGAGACAAGCCAGCCATGAAGCTGTTGGTTAAAGATCACGTATTCCCACATCCACAGTACAATTCGCGCTACAATGGCTTCAACGATATTGCACTGATTCGCACAGAGCGCGTGGAGTTCAGTGTCCACATTCAGAGCATTCCACTGCCCACCGAATCCAGAGATGGCCACAATGACTACGTGGGTCAGTGGGCCACTGTCGCCGGCTGGGGTGATCTACATGACAGGGGAAATGGATCAGTTCGTTTGTTTTGGGCCTCGCTGCAGGTCGTCGATCAATCCGAGTGCCGATATCGTTACGGCAAGGACATGAGGGGAGTTCTGTGTGCTCGATCTGACAGTGAACAGTCTGTGTGCGGCGGAGACTCTGGTGGACCGCTGgtgcacaacaaaaagaaagaactaATTGGAGTCGTCTCATTTGGATCGCTGTCGGGATGTGAAGAAGGTGGCCCATTGGGATTTATGGATGTTTCCAAATACGTGGCCTGGATTCGACATGTCTCTGGTGTGGGTGCTAAAAATTTACAAtaa
- the LOC117894595 gene encoding serine protease 1-like, translating to MVILWCLLVAQLFIVGESNQLLRIVNGEQAKEGQFPYLVGLNIASKIPRRGSWCGGSIISDEWILTAAHCIKLFQGKITIYYGSENRKIAKLLVVEENNIHRHPKFRKIVHNNYRHDIALIRTPKVKFTDNIQSIPLPSPVDGNRWTKPGTSVIAAGWGSDVLKGDSVDRLNWIKLEITDESNCERVYGNVEGKLCVSADKKKSVCSGDSGGPLVPEDENKLIGITSFVSATGCDSGMPVAFTNVIDYLDWIESVSGVKP from the coding sequence atggtAATCTTGTGGTGCCTTTTGGTGGCTCAACTCTTTATTGTTGGAGAGTCGAATCAGCTGTTGCGAATTGTCAATGGAGAACAGGCCAAAGAAGGACAATTTCCATATCTGGTTGGACTTAATATCGCATCAAAAATTCCTCGACGGGGCAGTTGGTGCGGTGGCAGCATTATATCCGATGAATGGATACTCACGGCTGCTCATTGCATTAAATTGTTTCAAGGGAAGATAACCATTTACTATGGCTCTGAAAACAGGAAGATTGCAAAACTTCTAGTAGTGGAGGAAAATAACATTCATCGACACCCGAAGTTCAGGAAAATTGTTCATAACAACTACCGTCACGATATAGCCCTGATTCGCACTCCTAAAGTGAAATTCACTGACAACATTCAAAGCATTCCACTGCCATCACCCGTGGATGGCAATCGATGGACTAAGCCGGGCACGTCCGTCATTGCCGCTGGATGGGGCTCAGACGTTTTGAAAGGAGATTCTGTCGATCGTTTGAATTGGATCAAACTGGAGATCACGGATGAATCGAACTGTGAAAGAGTATACGGGAATGTGGAAGGCAAATTGTGTGTAAGCGCCGACAAGAAAAAGTCCGTCTGCAGCGGAGATTCTGGTGGACCGCTGGTGCCCGAAGATGAGAACAAACTGATTGGAATCACCTCATTTGTGTCTGCAACGGGATGTGATTCTGGCATGCCAGTCGCTTTTACGAATGTTATCGACTACCTGGACTGGATTGAGTCTGTCTCTGGTGTAAAGCCGTAG